Proteins found in one Oryza glaberrima chromosome 4, OglaRS2, whole genome shotgun sequence genomic segment:
- the LOC127769639 gene encoding xyloglucan galactosyltransferase XLT2-like, which produces MISSPPVRQANQHTFAPPTPNRTTTTTPSTERDEHFVPISALILRQKSPPPSPTTISGVPIRASNSLLPSPRSPLAAPHVLSPWSRVPTAAARLPQISPRPSHDPPHTLSLKCLSFLSMAAMYRPDPANPAARRPRLVVLLLVAFFALQLLVFLAFRGAPSPSSPDAAVDRVPVSARRDGEDSGCVGGLVYVYDLPPVFNEDLLALCEVLAPMYSLCPYLANDGLGFPAKGGNQSEFPPAELVGSWYSSDQFALEHIVHRRLLSHRCRTTDPARATAFFVPFYAGLAVGRHLWATNATDADRDRDCLALLLWLHAQPYYKRSNGWDHFIALGRITWDFRRSPDGGWGGSFLLMPGLANTTRLVIERDPWDAMDVGIPYPTSFHPRTAADVRAWQRYASSRSRPKLFAFAGAPRSAIKGDFRGLLLEECQAAGDACGALDCGEGRCIKQNELVMELFLGARFCLQPRGDSFTRRSLFDCMVGGAVPVLFWRRSAYRQYGWYVPVGNSQEEEWSVFIDRDELRAGNVTVRGVLAAIPEAKVREMRNRVVEMIPKLVYSAADKEGLGDGMKDAVDVMIDGMLRRAAEQRRSWRKV; this is translated from the coding sequence ATGATCTCATCCCCTCCTGTGCGGCAAGCAAATCAGCACACATTCGCACCGCCGACGCCGAACAGAACAACAACAACCACCCCCTCGACCGAAAGAGACGAGCACTTCGTTCCCATATCCGCACTTATTTTACGGCAaaaatctcctcctccctcccctaccACGATCTCCGGCGTCCCCATCCGCGCCTCCAACTCGCTGTTGCCCTCACCTCGATCCCCCCTTGCTGCTCCCCACGTTCTCTCCCCGTGGTCCCGAGTCCCGACGGCTGCTGCCAGGTTGCCTCAAATCTCCCCAAGGCCATCGCACGATCCCCCACACACTCTAAGCTTGAAGTGTCTTTCCTTCCTTTCCATGGCCGCGATGTATCGTCCCGATCCGGCgaaccccgccgcccgccgcccgcgcctcgtCGTGCTCCTCCTCGTTGCCTTCTTCGCCCTCCAGCTGCTCGTCTTCCTCGCCTTCCGCGGCGcgccctccccgagctcccccgATGCCGCCGTTGACCGCGTGCCGGTGTCGGCGCGCCGTGACGGCGAGGACTCCGGCTGCGTGGGCGGGCTAGTGTACGTCTACGACCTCCCGCCGGTCTTCAACGAGGATCTGCTCGCCCTGTGCGAGGTGCTCGCGCCGATGTACTCGCTGTGCCCGTACCTCGCCAACGACGGGCTCGGGTTCCCGGCGAAGGGGGGCAACCAGTCGGAGTTCCCGCCGGCCGAGCTGGTTGGGTCGTGGTACTCCTCCGACCAGTTCGCGCTCGAGCACAtcgtccaccgccgcctgctCTCGCACCGGTGCCGCACCACCGATCCGGCCCGCGCCACGGCGTTCTTCGTGCCGTTCTACGCGGGGCTGGCCGTCGGGCGCCACCTGTGGGCGACCAACGCCACCGACGCCGACCGCGACAGGGACTGCCTCGCGCTGCTGTTGTGGCTCCACGCGCAGCCGTACTACAAGCGGTCTAATGGCTGGGACCACTTCATCGCGCTCGGCCGCATCACCTGGGActtccgccgctcgccggacgGCGGGTGGGGCGGAAGCTTCCTCCTCATGCCCGGGCTGGCCAACACCACCCGCCTGGTCATCGAGCGCGATCCCTGGGACGCCATGGACGTCGGCATCCCTTACCCGACCAGCTTCCacccgcgcaccgccgccgacgtgcgCGCGTGGCAGCGGTACGCCTCGTCCCGCTCTCGCCCCAAGCTCTTCGCCTTCGCCGGCGCCCCGCGATCGGCAATCAAGGGGGATTTCCGCGGCCTGCTGCTCGAGGAGTGCCAGGCGGCCGGGGACGCGTGCGGCGCGCTGGACTGCGGCGAGGGCAGGTGCATCAAGCAAAACGAGCTCGTCATGGAGCTGTTCCTGGGCGCGCGCTTCTGCCTGCAGCCGCGCGGGGACAGCTTCACCCGGCGGTCGCTGTTCGACTGCATGGTGGGCGGCGCCGTGCCGGTGCTCTTCTGGCGGCGGAGCGCGTACCGGCAGTACGGGTGGTACGTGCCGGTGGGCAACAGTCAGGAGGAAGAATGGTCCGTGTTCATCGACCGCGACGAGCTGCGCGCCGGCAATGTCACCGTTCGTGGCGTTCTTGCGGCCATCCCGGAAGCGAAGGTGCGGGAGATGAGGAATCGCGTGGTGGAGATGATACCCAAGCTGGTGTACTCCGCTGCAGACAAGGAGGGGCTCGGCGACGGCATGAAGGACGCCGTGGACGTCATGATCGACGGCATGCTGCGGCGAGCGGCTGAGCAGCGCCGGAGTTGGAGGAAAGTGTAA